The following are encoded together in the Triticum dicoccoides isolate Atlit2015 ecotype Zavitan chromosome 6B, WEW_v2.0, whole genome shotgun sequence genome:
- the LOC119320934 gene encoding uncharacterized protein LOC119320934, producing MISIELFILHPEHVVVHLSNCTLKSVGGGINDPLSSKRGVINDNLIPKGGVINDPLSSKRGVINDPLSSERDVTYSILCKDGETAMADVLPHIVHSELEKNPGSPTLKRQERDENPEEEKSLSPPMKRCDIVDIKVEQLDRPPLPPRQVIGPDEHGFKRYVDYSWVGNRKVRTVTTTRVHKIATVRVSKRVLERRKTWCKFGDAENDDREIAKIRLLRTSTSGIVKLERPPNFIPAASVPSAPRLSPTKAASAAREQVLAKGGPAVAAARAAAAAGAEARGLDVYPGDTKTESECFVVRIDQLPLESTEDNVRVLMEQFGGVKHVFIARHPRTRASLRYAFVYFFEKEDGEAAVEALSDGLEARVVGMLTC from the exons ATGATTTCAATTGAATTGTTTATTCTCCACCCTGAACATGTTGTAGTTCACCTGAGCAACTGTACTTTGAAATCTGTG GGCGGCGGCATCAACGACCCCCTCTCCTCCAAGCGCGGCGTCATCAACGACAACCTCATCCCCAAGGGCGGCGTCATCAACGACCCCCTCTCCTCCAAGCGCGGCGTCATCAACGACCCCCTCTCCTCCGAGCGCGACGTCACCTACAGCATCCTCTGCAAGGACGGCGAGACTGCGATGGCGGACGTGCTGCCCCACATCGTCCATTCTG AGTTGGAGAAGAACCCAGGCTCCCCTACACTGAAGCGGCAGG AGCGCGATGAAAACCCGGAAGAGGAGAAATCTCTGTCCCCACCCATGAAGCGTTGCG ACATTGTGGACATCAAGGTGGAGCAACTGGATCGCCCGCCGCTTCCACCGCGTCAGGTCATCGGACCTGACGAACATGGGTTCAAGCGCTACGTAGACTATTCTTGGGTGGGGAATCGCAAGGTCCGGACAGTGACCACCACGCGAGTGCACAAGATAGCAACCGTGCGCGTTAGCAAAAGGGTTCTGGAACGCCGTAAGACCTGGTGTAAGTTTGGAGATGCGGAGAACGATGACAGGGAGATAGCGAAGATCCGGCTTCTAAGGACAAGTACATCCGGCATCGTGAAGCTTGAGAGGCCCCCAAACTTCATCCCAGCAGCCAGTGTCCCTTCAGCCCCTAGGCTGTCGCCGACGAAGGCAGCCTCGGCTGCGCGCGAACAAGTTCTTGCAAAGGGAGGACCGGCCGTGGCTGCTGCCAGGGCGGCTGCGGCAGCGGGAGCTGAAGCCCGCGGACTCGACGTTTACCCAGGCGATACCAAGACAG AGAGTGAGTGCTTCGTGGTCAGGATTGATCAGTTACCGTTGGAGTCCACAGAAGACAATGTTCGCGTGCTGATGGAGCAGTTCGGTGGGGTGAAGCATGTGTTCATTGCAAGACACCCGAGGACCAGAGCGTCTCTTCGGTATGCGTTCGTCTACTTCTTCGAGAAGGAAGATGGAGAAGCAGCGGTCGAAGCTCTCTCTGATGGGCTGGAAGCAAGGGTGGTCGGGATGCTTACATGTTAA
- the LOC119320935 gene encoding uncharacterized protein LOC119320935 encodes MFSLIFFVLFFLAEQYDEEEEDIVDIKVEQLDRPPLPPRQVIGPDEHGFKRYVDYSWVGNRKVRTVTTTRVHKIATVRVSKRVLERRKTWCKFGDAENDDREIAKIRLLRTSTSGIVKLERPPNFIPAASVPSAPGLSPTKAASAAREQVLAKGGPAVAAARAAAAAGAEARGLDVYPGDTKTESECFVVRIDQLPLESTEDNVRVLMEQFGGVKHVFIARHPRTRASLRYAFVYFFEKEDGEAAVEALSDGLEARVVGMLTC; translated from the exons ATGTTTTCTTTGATTTTCTTTGTTTTATTCTTTCTTGCAGAGCAAtatgatgaagaggaggaagacatTGTGGACATCAAGGTGGAGCAACTGGATCGCCCGCCGCTTCCACCGCGTCAGGTCATCGGACCTGACGAACATGGGTTCAAGCGCTACGTAGACTATTCTTGGGTGGGGAATCGCAAGGTCCGGACAGTGACCACCACGCGAGTGCACAAGATAGCAACCGTGCGCGTTAGCAAAAGGGTTCTGGAACGCCGTAAGACCTGGTGTAAGTTTGGAGATGCGGAGAACGATGACAGGGAGATAGCGAAGATCCGGCTTCTAAGGACAAGTACATCCGGCATCGTGAAGCTTGAGAGGCCCCCAAACTTCATCCCAGCAGCCAGTGTCCCTTCAGCCCCTGGGCTGTCGCCGACGAAGGCAGCCTCGGCTGCGCGCGAGCAAGTTCTTGCAAAGGGAGGACCGGCCGTGGCTGCTGCCAGGGCGGCTGCGGCAGCGGGAGCTGAAGCCCGCGGACTCGACGTTTACCCAGGCGATACCAAGACAG AGAGTGAGTGCTTCGTGGTCAGGATTGATCAGTTACCGTTGGAGTCCACAGAAGACAATGTTCGCGTGTTGATGGAGCAGTTCGGTGGGGTGAAGCATGTGTTCATTGCAAGACACCCGAGGACTAGAGCGTCTCTTCGGTATGCGTTCGTCTACTTCTTTGAGAAGGAAGATGGAGAAGCAGCGGTCGAAGCTCTCTCTGATGGGCTGGAAGCAAGGGTGGTCGGGATGCTTACATGTTAA